One Granulicella sp. 5B5 DNA window includes the following coding sequences:
- the hflX gene encoding GTPase HflX, protein MNISHEDHSFGKQSAGSASTQRERELRERSLLRERQQSARELAVLVAVDFTAERYRPSPVAMQARQAAAIAAQREDGEPVVEAAADIDFDASLAEFQELARSAGAVIAAVLIQRRGKPDPATLVGGGKLDEIVATVASTGASLVLFDHDLTPSQARNVEARLPCTVIDRTQLILDIFARHARTREGQLQVELAQLEYQMPRLMGKGKSMSQTGGGIGTRGPGETQLETDRRKINTRLVRIKQQLEAVRRIRRQQRGRREAVPVPTVALVGYTNAGKSTLFNSLTGAEVLASERMFATLDPKLRQLTLPSRRKVLLSDTVGFLRNLPHALVTSFRATLEEVERAELLLHVRDAASPTLDAQKQQVEAVLTELGAGKKATLQVLNKIDLLPEGAATEAGALRVSGLTGEGLDGLLHAIDAALTADPLEQMVFRIPQAEGRVLAALERGATVQNQRFDGNEVTLTAVGPRSLLERYRRYEVGEESR, encoded by the coding sequence GTGAACATCAGCCACGAAGACCACAGTTTCGGCAAGCAGTCCGCCGGGAGCGCGTCCACGCAGCGAGAACGAGAGCTGCGTGAACGCTCCCTGCTGCGCGAACGGCAGCAGTCGGCGCGCGAGCTTGCGGTGCTGGTGGCGGTAGACTTTACGGCGGAGCGCTATCGGCCTTCTCCGGTGGCGATGCAGGCGCGGCAGGCGGCGGCGATTGCGGCGCAACGCGAGGATGGTGAGCCGGTGGTCGAGGCTGCTGCGGACATCGACTTCGATGCGTCGCTGGCGGAGTTTCAGGAGCTGGCGCGGTCGGCGGGCGCGGTGATCGCGGCGGTGCTGATCCAACGGCGCGGCAAGCCGGACCCGGCAACGCTGGTGGGCGGCGGAAAGCTGGATGAGATTGTCGCGACGGTGGCTTCGACGGGCGCGAGCCTGGTGCTGTTCGACCACGACCTGACGCCTTCGCAGGCGAGGAACGTGGAGGCGCGGCTGCCTTGCACAGTGATCGACCGGACGCAGCTAATCCTGGACATCTTTGCGAGACATGCGCGAACACGCGAAGGCCAGCTGCAGGTGGAGCTGGCGCAGTTGGAGTACCAGATGCCTCGGCTGATGGGCAAGGGCAAGAGCATGTCGCAGACGGGCGGCGGCATTGGCACCCGAGGCCCGGGCGAGACGCAGTTGGAGACCGATCGCCGGAAGATCAATACGCGGCTGGTGCGGATCAAACAGCAGCTTGAGGCCGTGCGGCGGATTCGGCGGCAACAGCGCGGACGGCGCGAGGCGGTGCCGGTGCCGACGGTGGCGCTGGTGGGGTATACGAATGCGGGGAAGTCGACGCTGTTCAATTCACTGACCGGGGCGGAGGTACTGGCGTCGGAGCGGATGTTTGCGACGCTGGACCCGAAGCTGCGGCAGCTGACGCTGCCTTCGCGGCGCAAGGTGCTGCTGAGCGATACGGTCGGGTTTCTGCGGAACCTGCCTCATGCGCTGGTGACGAGCTTTCGCGCGACGCTGGAAGAGGTGGAGCGCGCTGAACTGCTGCTGCATGTGCGCGATGCGGCGAGCCCGACGCTGGATGCTCAGAAGCAGCAGGTGGAGGCTGTGCTGACGGAGCTGGGCGCGGGCAAAAAAGCGACGCTGCAGGTGCTGAACAAGATCGATCTGCTGCCGGAGGGAGCGGCGACGGAGGCGGGCGCGCTGCGGGTGTCCGGGCTGACGGGCGAGGGGTTGGACGGGCTGCTGCATGCAATCGATGCCGCGCTGACGGCGGACCCGCTGGAGCAGATGGTGTTCCGGATACCGCAGGCCGAGGGGCGTGTGCTGGCGGCGCTGGAGCGCGGAGCGACGGTGCAGAACCAGCGCTTCGATGGCAACGAGGTGACGCTGACGGCGGTGGGGCCGCGGTCACTGCTGGAGCGGTATCGGCGGTATGAGGTGGGTGAGGAATCACGGTAG
- the hfq gene encoding RNA chaperone Hfq: MDPKPAQNIQDTFLNTVRKDKSPITIYLVSGVKLTGKIRSFDKYSVLLENNAQEQLIFKHAISTVVSGRPMGYEARSSDARPAPVSQEAVAVTGAAAR; this comes from the coding sequence ATGGATCCAAAGCCGGCGCAGAACATTCAGGACACGTTCCTGAATACCGTTCGCAAAGATAAGAGTCCTATTACCATTTACCTTGTCAGTGGCGTAAAGCTCACGGGCAAGATTCGCTCTTTTGATAAGTACTCCGTTCTTTTGGAGAACAATGCGCAAGAGCAGTTGATCTTCAAGCACGCAATATCGACCGTAGTAAGCGGGCGTCCGATGGGGTACGAAGCGCGGAGCTCAGATGCACGTCCGGCTCCCGTGTCTCAGGAAGCGGTTGCAGTAACTGGAGCTGCGGCGCGCTAA
- the atpD gene encoding F0F1 ATP synthase subunit beta, translated as MAENIGKVISISGPAVDVQFDEAHMPPIFQALRIVSEGFDVPAPLDVVVEVQQHIGEGRVRCIAMVATEGMVRGMKAIDTGAGITVPVGRETLGRVLNVLGQPVDEMGPVNAKVHMPIHRQAPAFDEQSTSEEMFETGIKVVDLILPFLKGGKIGLFGGAGVGKTVVIQELINNVAMKHGGFSVFAGVGERTREGNDLWHEFQESGVIDIHDFNKSKAALIYGQMTEPPGARLRVALTGLTVAEYFRDVEGADTLLFIDNIFRFTQAGSEVSTLLGRMPSAVGYQPNLATEMGELQERITSTKKGSVTSVQAVYVPADDITDPAPATTFAHLDATMLLSRPLSELGIYPAVDPLTSTSRVLSARVVGQEHYDVAQGVKRILQRYKDLQDIIAILGIDELSEEDKLTVSRARKVQRFLSQPFHVAEIFTGIPGAYVKVEDTVRSFKEIIEGKHDEIPEQAFYLKGGIEDVIAAAEKMKATA; from the coding sequence ATGGCAGAGAACATCGGCAAAGTGATCAGCATCAGCGGCCCAGCCGTTGACGTGCAGTTTGATGAGGCGCATATGCCTCCGATCTTCCAGGCGCTGCGCATCGTGAGCGAAGGCTTCGATGTGCCGGCGCCGCTTGACGTCGTCGTTGAGGTGCAACAGCACATTGGCGAAGGCCGGGTGCGTTGCATTGCGATGGTGGCGACCGAGGGCATGGTGCGCGGGATGAAGGCCATCGACACGGGCGCGGGCATTACGGTGCCTGTGGGTCGCGAGACGCTGGGGCGTGTGTTGAACGTGCTGGGACAGCCAGTGGATGAGATGGGCCCCGTGAATGCGAAGGTCCATATGCCGATCCATCGACAGGCACCGGCGTTCGACGAGCAGTCGACGTCGGAGGAGATGTTCGAGACGGGCATCAAGGTTGTCGACCTGATTCTGCCGTTCTTGAAGGGCGGCAAGATTGGCCTGTTCGGCGGCGCCGGTGTAGGCAAGACCGTCGTGATTCAGGAGCTGATCAACAACGTTGCGATGAAGCATGGCGGCTTTTCGGTGTTTGCCGGCGTGGGTGAGCGCACGCGTGAGGGCAACGACCTTTGGCATGAGTTCCAGGAGTCGGGTGTTATTGACATCCACGACTTCAACAAGAGCAAAGCCGCGCTGATCTATGGGCAGATGACCGAGCCGCCAGGGGCGCGTCTGCGTGTGGCGCTGACCGGGCTGACCGTTGCGGAGTACTTCCGCGATGTTGAGGGTGCGGACACGCTGCTGTTCATCGACAATATCTTCCGGTTTACGCAGGCGGGTTCCGAGGTGTCGACGCTGCTGGGCCGTATGCCGAGCGCGGTGGGCTATCAGCCGAACCTGGCGACCGAGATGGGCGAGCTGCAGGAGCGCATCACGTCGACGAAGAAGGGCTCGGTAACTTCGGTGCAGGCGGTGTATGTGCCCGCCGACGATATCACCGATCCGGCGCCGGCGACGACGTTTGCTCACCTGGATGCGACGATGCTGCTTTCGCGTCCGCTGTCGGAGCTGGGTATCTACCCGGCGGTGGACCCGCTGACTTCGACATCGCGTGTGCTGTCGGCGCGAGTTGTGGGCCAGGAGCACTACGATGTCGCGCAGGGCGTGAAGCGGATCCTGCAGCGGTACAAGGACCTGCAGGACATCATCGCGATCCTGGGTATCGACGAGCTTTCGGAAGAGGACAAGCTGACGGTGTCGCGTGCGCGCAAGGTGCAGCGCTTCCTGTCGCAGCCGTTCCATGTGGCCGAGATTTTTACCGGCATCCCTGGCGCGTATGTGAAGGTCGAAGACACGGTGCGCAGCTTCAAGGAGATCATCGAAGGCAAGCATGATGAGATTCCGGAGCAGGCCTTCTATCTGAAGGGCGGTATTGAAGATGTGATTGCGGCCGCCGAGAAGATGAAGGCGACAGCGTAA
- the atpA gene encoding F0F1 ATP synthase subunit alpha yields MAQIQANEITELLRQQIENYEQRVQVDEVGTIITLGDGIARVHGLDKVMAGELVEFPHGIMGLAMNLDEDQVGTVVLGDYSELKEGDQVKRTGKIMSVPVGEALIGRVVNALGQPIDDKGPIHTDKFLPVERLAPGVIARQSVTEPMATGIKAIDTMIPIGRGQRELLIGDRQTGKTAVALDTIINSAKNDLICIYCAIGQKRSSVATVVQTLEQYGAMAYTIVVAATASEPAPMQYLAPFAATAMGEYFRDNGKHALIIYDDLSKHAASYREISLLLRRPPGREAYPGDVFYLHSRLLERSAKMSKELGGGSLTALPIIETQAGDVSAYIPTNVISITDGQIFFETDLFNSGVRPAVNVGLSVSRVGFAAAIKATKQVGSTLKLDLAQYRELAAFAQFGSDLDKVTQNQLNRGARLTELLKQPQFDPLTWVQQVAIIFAGTNGLLDDVEVKDIRAFEDGFYSYLATSASQVMADIESKRALDDDIKKRLTEAINQYKQDFLANRKETAGAKA; encoded by the coding sequence ATGGCACAGATTCAGGCAAATGAGATCACCGAGCTGCTCCGCCAGCAGATTGAGAACTACGAGCAGCGGGTGCAGGTGGATGAGGTTGGAACCATCATCACGCTGGGCGACGGCATCGCGCGCGTGCATGGGTTGGACAAGGTCATGGCAGGCGAGCTGGTGGAGTTTCCGCACGGCATCATGGGCCTTGCCATGAACCTTGATGAAGATCAGGTCGGTACCGTGGTGCTGGGCGACTACAGCGAGCTGAAGGAAGGCGACCAGGTAAAGCGGACGGGCAAGATCATGTCCGTGCCGGTTGGCGAGGCGCTGATTGGCCGCGTGGTGAACGCGCTGGGCCAGCCTATCGACGACAAGGGCCCGATCCATACGGACAAATTTCTGCCTGTGGAGCGGCTGGCTCCGGGCGTGATTGCGCGCCAGTCGGTGACCGAGCCGATGGCTACGGGCATCAAGGCCATCGACACGATGATTCCGATTGGCCGTGGTCAGCGTGAGCTGCTGATCGGCGACCGCCAGACGGGCAAGACCGCCGTGGCGCTGGATACGATCATCAACTCGGCGAAGAACGACCTGATCTGCATCTACTGCGCAATCGGCCAGAAGCGTTCGTCGGTGGCGACTGTTGTGCAGACGCTGGAGCAGTACGGTGCGATGGCGTACACCATTGTGGTGGCGGCTACGGCCTCCGAGCCCGCGCCGATGCAGTACCTTGCACCGTTCGCCGCGACGGCGATGGGCGAGTACTTCCGCGATAATGGCAAGCACGCGCTGATCATCTATGACGATCTGTCGAAGCATGCGGCTTCGTACCGCGAGATTTCGCTGCTGCTGCGCCGTCCGCCAGGGCGTGAGGCGTACCCCGGCGATGTGTTCTATCTGCACTCGCGCCTGCTGGAGCGCTCGGCTAAGATGTCGAAGGAGCTGGGCGGCGGTTCGCTGACAGCGCTGCCGATCATCGAGACGCAGGCGGGCGACGTTTCGGCGTACATTCCGACGAACGTGATCTCGATTACGGACGGCCAGATATTCTTCGAGACCGATCTGTTCAACTCCGGTGTCCGTCCGGCGGTGAACGTGGGCTTGTCGGTTTCGCGTGTGGGTTTTGCGGCGGCGATCAAGGCGACCAAGCAGGTGGGTTCGACGCTGAAGCTGGACCTGGCGCAGTACCGCGAGCTGGCTGCGTTCGCGCAGTTCGGTTCGGACCTCGACAAGGTGACGCAGAACCAACTGAACCGCGGCGCGCGTTTGACGGAGTTGCTGAAGCAGCCGCAGTTCGATCCGCTTACGTGGGTGCAACAGGTGGCGATCATCTTTGCCGGTACAAACGGGTTGCTGGATGACGTTGAGGTGAAGGACATCCGCGCGTTCGAGGACGGCTTCTACAGCTATCTCGCCACGTCGGCCTCGCAAGTGATGGCGGACATCGAGTCCAAGCGTGCGCTGGATGACGACATCAAGAAGCGGCTGACCGAGGCCATCAACCAGTACAAGCAGGACTTCCTTGCCAACCGCAAGGAGACTGCCGGAGCCAAGGCCTAA
- a CDS encoding ATP synthase F0 subunit B, which produces MTRRVWASMMSLVVLLALAMPVRVAHAQAAATVPVATKGTDAASTQAKPAAQDEEEKDDNDEYRMSPTVTKLGSLLGMKSEAASTAFTITNLVILLAGLGYLIMKNLPKSFKSRSATIQKQIVEARTATQDAKSRLSSVEARLAKLDGEIAAMRTQAEADGAREEQRLKSAIEDEKQRILAAAGQEIQSATLTARRELQQYAAELAVDQAARKLVVTPEADRYLVAGFAERLKAFGKGEN; this is translated from the coding sequence ATGACTCGCAGGGTGTGGGCCTCGATGATGAGTTTGGTTGTGCTGCTGGCGCTGGCGATGCCGGTTCGTGTGGCGCATGCGCAGGCGGCTGCTACGGTGCCGGTGGCGACGAAGGGCACGGATGCGGCTTCGACGCAGGCCAAGCCGGCTGCTCAGGACGAAGAAGAGAAGGACGATAACGACGAGTACCGGATGTCGCCCACGGTGACGAAGCTGGGCTCGCTGCTGGGGATGAAGTCGGAGGCGGCATCGACCGCTTTTACGATTACGAACCTGGTGATTCTGTTGGCGGGCCTCGGCTACCTGATCATGAAGAACCTGCCGAAGTCGTTCAAGAGCCGGAGCGCGACGATCCAGAAGCAGATTGTGGAGGCGCGGACGGCGACGCAGGATGCGAAGTCTCGGTTGAGCTCGGTGGAGGCGCGGCTGGCAAAGCTGGATGGCGAGATCGCCGCGATGCGGACGCAGGCTGAGGCGGACGGCGCTCGTGAAGAGCAGCGGTTGAAGAGCGCGATCGAGGATGAGAAGCAGCGGATTCTTGCGGCGGCTGGGCAGGAGATCCAGAGCGCGACGTTGACCGCGCGGCGTGAGCTGCAGCAGTATGCGGCGGAGCTGGCTGTGGATCAGGCGGCGCGCAAGCTGGTGGTGACTCCGGAGGCGGACCGCTACCTGGTGGCGGGCTTTGCGGAGCGTCTGAAGGCGTTTGGAAAGGGTGAGAACTGA
- the atpC gene encoding ATP synthase F1 subunit epsilon: MAEGTNNSGLLNVRLVTPDRVLLDATAEAVELPSMSGYLEALYGAAPLLSELGAGEVRLHGGSAGEQTFFVAWGFVEVLPERVTILAETALHPEEIDVDEARVALKHSQDLWNEAGDEQAKYDEANKFARVAEEKLASAEGRH, translated from the coding sequence ATGGCTGAAGGAACAAACAATTCGGGGCTGCTGAATGTGCGGCTGGTGACGCCGGACCGGGTGCTGCTGGATGCGACGGCGGAGGCGGTGGAGCTGCCTTCGATGTCGGGGTATCTGGAGGCGCTGTATGGCGCGGCTCCGCTGCTGAGCGAGCTGGGAGCGGGCGAGGTGCGGCTGCATGGCGGCTCGGCCGGTGAGCAGACGTTCTTTGTGGCGTGGGGCTTTGTCGAGGTGCTGCCGGAGCGGGTGACCATTCTGGCGGAGACGGCGCTGCATCCTGAGGAGATCGATGTGGATGAGGCGCGGGTTGCGCTGAAGCACTCGCAGGACCTTTGGAATGAGGCGGGCGATGAGCAGGCCAAGTACGACGAGGCCAACAAGTTCGCGCGTGTGGCGGAAGAGAAGCTGGCTTCTGCCGAGGGCCGACACTAA
- a CDS encoding DegT/DnrJ/EryC1/StrS family aminotransferase, producing MMAVSAQSTALAPVPMLDFQREYALLRDELLAAITSVCDSQRFILGPQVASFEAAAARACGVSHAIGCASGTDALWLALAALRIGPGDAVLTTPFSFFATVSSILRAGARPLLADIDEHTFNLSPAAVATTLAQHQGAPIRAVMSVHLYGQCADMDALTSLAQQHSFSLVEDAAQAFGARWNDKPAGALGDIAAFSFYPTKNLSAFGDAGMCTTNDAALAERMVMLRAHGMRQRYYHDEVGWNSRLDTLQAAVLEVKLRHVEAGNTRRREIAALYDTLFQNSRLTAPTTNLGIVLPATDPRATHVFHQYVIRAPRRDALRDHLTALKIGTEIYYPEPLHLQKSLASLGYKLGDFPIAERAAAEVLALPIFPGLRNDEVETVVEAIRRFYQ from the coding sequence ATGATGGCCGTTTCCGCTCAATCCACCGCACTCGCTCCTGTTCCCATGCTCGACTTCCAGCGCGAGTACGCGCTGCTCCGCGACGAGCTTCTCGCCGCCATCACCTCCGTCTGCGACAGCCAGCGCTTCATCCTCGGCCCCCAGGTCGCCAGCTTTGAAGCCGCCGCCGCCCGGGCCTGCGGCGTCTCCCACGCCATCGGCTGCGCCAGCGGCACCGACGCCCTCTGGCTCGCGCTCGCCGCCCTTCGCATCGGCCCTGGAGACGCCGTCCTCACCACACCCTTCAGCTTCTTCGCCACCGTCAGCAGCATCCTTCGCGCCGGCGCACGGCCCCTTCTCGCCGACATCGACGAACACACCTTCAACCTCTCTCCTGCTGCGGTCGCAACCACTCTCGCGCAGCACCAAGGCGCCCCCATCCGCGCCGTCATGTCCGTCCATCTCTACGGCCAGTGCGCCGACATGGACGCACTCACCTCGCTCGCGCAGCAGCACAGCTTCAGCCTCGTCGAAGACGCAGCCCAGGCTTTCGGCGCACGCTGGAACGATAAACCTGCCGGCGCTCTCGGCGACATCGCTGCCTTCAGCTTCTATCCCACCAAGAACCTCAGCGCCTTCGGCGACGCCGGCATGTGCACCACCAACGACGCCGCTCTCGCCGAACGCATGGTCATGCTCCGCGCCCACGGCATGAGGCAACGCTACTACCACGACGAGGTCGGCTGGAACTCCCGCCTCGACACGCTCCAGGCCGCGGTCCTTGAAGTCAAGCTCCGTCACGTCGAAGCCGGCAACACCCGCCGCCGCGAAATCGCCGCCCTCTACGACACCCTCTTCCAGAATTCCCGCCTCACCGCTCCCACCACCAATCTGGGAATCGTCCTTCCCGCTACCGATCCACGCGCCACCCACGTCTTCCACCAGTACGTCATCCGCGCCCCCCGCCGAGACGCTCTCCGCGACCACCTCACCGCTCTCAAAATCGGCACCGAGATCTACTACCCCGAACCCCTCCACCTCCAGAAGAGCCTCGCCAGCCTCGGCTACAAGCTCGGCGACTTCCCCATCGCCGAACGCGCCGCCGCAGAGGTTCTCGCCCTCCCCATCTTCCCCGGCCTTCGCAACGACGAAGTAGAAACCGTCGTAGAAGCCATCCGCCGCTTCTACCAATAG
- a CDS encoding FoF1 ATP synthase subunit gamma — protein sequence MANVLDLRRRIRSVKNTRQITKAMKMVSAAKLRRAQDRALQARPYAQMLTNVLESLVRRTDLYNGDSGDVMHPLLVEREEKNVLVVVIAGDKGFAGGFNANIGKAAQLFIDERRVLGQNIDLEPVGKKAIGLYKRKYPAAVYEHKEELYDNDLSKHIENIRHREAPIEVAAENPTLLVKAAFEDVTALAETIVKRYEHAEIDSVYIVYNEFKSVISQRVVVEKLLPIRKLGSHEVTALEEMSEEQKEAAGKAAQSAGVSILEPEESEYEREAKMFGTADVDYLFDQSPERLLRHLMPRYVTTQIFHALLESIAAEHAARMTATDAASKNAGELIDKLSLTMNRLRQAAITKEIIEIVSGAAAL from the coding sequence ATGGCAAACGTACTCGATCTACGTCGTCGCATCCGGAGCGTGAAGAACACGCGCCAGATCACCAAGGCCATGAAGATGGTCTCTGCCGCCAAGCTGCGCCGCGCGCAGGACCGCGCGCTGCAGGCGCGGCCGTATGCGCAGATGCTCACAAATGTGCTGGAGTCGCTGGTGCGACGCACGGACTTATATAACGGCGACAGCGGCGATGTGATGCATCCGCTGCTGGTGGAGCGCGAGGAGAAGAATGTGCTGGTGGTGGTGATCGCCGGCGACAAGGGCTTCGCGGGCGGCTTCAACGCCAACATCGGCAAGGCTGCGCAACTCTTTATTGATGAGCGGCGTGTGCTGGGACAGAACATCGACCTGGAGCCTGTCGGCAAGAAAGCGATTGGGCTGTATAAGCGGAAGTATCCGGCCGCGGTGTATGAGCACAAGGAAGAGCTCTACGACAACGACCTTTCGAAGCACATCGAGAACATCCGTCATCGCGAGGCACCGATTGAGGTGGCCGCGGAGAACCCGACCTTGCTGGTGAAGGCGGCGTTTGAAGACGTGACGGCGCTGGCAGAGACGATTGTGAAGCGCTACGAACATGCAGAGATCGACTCGGTGTACATCGTGTACAACGAGTTCAAGAGCGTGATCTCGCAGCGTGTGGTGGTGGAGAAGCTGCTGCCGATCCGGAAGCTGGGCTCGCATGAAGTGACGGCGCTGGAAGAGATGAGCGAGGAGCAGAAAGAGGCTGCGGGCAAGGCCGCGCAGTCGGCGGGCGTCTCGATCCTGGAGCCGGAGGAGAGCGAGTACGAACGCGAGGCCAAGATGTTCGGTACCGCGGACGTGGACTACCTATTCGATCAGTCACCGGAGCGGCTGTTGCGGCACCTGATGCCGCGGTATGTGACGACGCAAATCTTCCATGCGCTACTGGAGTCGATTGCCGCGGAACATGCGGCGCGTATGACGGCGACCGATGCGGCGAGCAAGAATGCGGGCGAGCTGATCGACAAGTTGAGCCTGACGATGAACCGGCTGCGGCAGGCGGCGATTACGAAAGAGATTATCGAGATTGTGTCGGGAGCAGCTGCTCTGTAA
- the atpH gene encoding ATP synthase F1 subunit delta, producing MAAVNQRYARALAAVVDEQKLDAAATEEQLRNFLAALDVSHGLREVLENPSIAESQKLGLLDALAGKMGFSHTVRNFIAVLTHHGRLNSLGEILTDYTALSDDEANVAEVEVVSARELDGASRATLEAEISKLVSGRKVSASYSQDAELLGGAVVKIGSTVYDGSVRGQLRQLKQWLVTATV from the coding sequence ATGGCGGCCGTGAATCAGAGATATGCGCGGGCGCTGGCTGCGGTGGTCGACGAGCAGAAGTTGGATGCTGCGGCGACTGAGGAGCAGCTACGGAATTTTCTGGCGGCGTTGGATGTCAGTCATGGTCTGCGTGAGGTGCTGGAGAACCCTTCGATTGCGGAGTCGCAGAAGCTGGGACTGCTGGATGCGCTGGCGGGCAAGATGGGCTTCAGCCATACTGTGCGGAACTTTATCGCGGTGCTGACGCACCACGGGCGGTTGAACTCGCTGGGTGAGATCCTGACGGACTACACTGCGCTGTCCGATGACGAAGCAAATGTGGCCGAGGTCGAGGTGGTGAGCGCCCGTGAGCTGGATGGGGCGAGCCGCGCGACGCTGGAAGCGGAGATCTCAAAGCTGGTGAGCGGGCGCAAGGTGAGTGCGAGCTACTCGCAGGACGCAGAGCTGCTGGGCGGCGCTGTGGTGAAGATCGGTTCGACGGTGTATGACGGTTCGGTGCGCGGGCAGCTGCGGCAGTTGAAGCAGTGGCTGGTGACGGCCACGGTTTGA
- a CDS encoding SH3 domain-containing protein, whose protein sequence is MRRFLLSLLLWVGGRSVRRAVAQVLLGVCAVAALSGCNYFRQKTQEHYVYVTARQVFLRDRVAAVSNRTGTATNGEKLVVLDRTRRAIKVRTPRGEVGWVEEKLTADQKTADQFAALAETHGKDPVIAVATARDEVYLHAAPGRETPRFYRLAEGDGLSLLERATVPKVKPGAVPVRVVRQPTQEEVAAAKAERTHEDDPNDEKQPAVVVPPPVMEDWWLARTVKGQTGWILGRMVDVTVPDTLARYAEGQRIVGAYVLHMVDDPDSGMLDNGKTVTEIPEYLTLLAPYKSGLPYDFDQVRVFIWNIKKHRYETGFREHDILGYLPAKIGSMKDPYSPGVLAQMSLPSFTYKVLAASAPIPEPDPATGLVKPSQLITKTYRLEGNICRRILPPGTLAEDEAHPVPLPAKDKNGKSRKRRR, encoded by the coding sequence TTGAGGCGTTTTCTTCTGTCGTTGCTGCTGTGGGTGGGCGGGCGTTCCGTGCGTAGGGCCGTCGCGCAGGTTTTGCTGGGTGTGTGTGCTGTGGCGGCACTTAGCGGGTGCAACTACTTCCGGCAAAAGACCCAGGAACACTATGTGTATGTGACGGCTCGGCAGGTGTTTCTGCGGGACCGTGTGGCCGCCGTGTCTAACCGTACGGGGACGGCTACGAACGGCGAGAAGCTGGTGGTGCTGGACCGGACCCGGCGCGCGATTAAGGTGCGGACGCCGCGCGGTGAGGTGGGTTGGGTCGAAGAGAAGCTGACCGCCGACCAGAAGACAGCCGACCAGTTTGCGGCGCTGGCGGAGACGCATGGCAAGGACCCGGTGATCGCGGTGGCGACGGCGCGGGATGAGGTGTATCTGCATGCGGCGCCGGGGCGTGAGACGCCGCGGTTCTACCGCTTGGCCGAGGGCGATGGGTTGAGCCTGCTGGAGCGGGCGACGGTGCCGAAGGTGAAGCCGGGGGCTGTCCCGGTGCGGGTTGTGAGGCAGCCGACTCAGGAAGAAGTGGCCGCGGCGAAGGCCGAGCGGACCCATGAAGACGATCCGAATGATGAAAAACAGCCTGCGGTGGTGGTGCCTCCTCCGGTGATGGAGGACTGGTGGCTGGCTCGCACGGTGAAGGGGCAGACGGGCTGGATACTGGGGCGGATGGTCGATGTGACGGTGCCGGATACGCTGGCGCGGTATGCCGAGGGGCAGCGGATCGTGGGTGCGTATGTGCTGCATATGGTGGACGACCCGGACTCGGGGATGCTGGACAACGGGAAGACGGTGACGGAGATTCCGGAGTACCTGACGCTGCTGGCGCCGTACAAGTCGGGGTTGCCGTATGACTTCGACCAGGTGCGGGTGTTCATCTGGAACATCAAGAAGCACCGCTACGAGACGGGGTTCCGGGAGCATGACATTCTGGGGTACCTGCCGGCGAAGATCGGGAGCATGAAGGACCCGTATTCTCCGGGCGTGTTGGCTCAGATGTCGTTGCCGAGCTTTACTTACAAGGTGCTGGCGGCGAGCGCGCCGATTCCTGAGCCGGACCCGGCGACGGGGCTGGTGAAGCCTTCGCAGTTGATTACGAAGACCTACCGGCTGGAAGGGAACATCTGCCGGCGGATTCTGCCGCCGGGGACGCTGGCGGAGGATGAGGCGCATCCGGTGCCGCTGCCGGCGAAGGACAAGAACGGGAAGTCGCGGAAGCGGCGGCGGTAG